The following coding sequences are from one Pseudonocardia sp. EC080619-01 window:
- a CDS encoding sodium:solute symporter → MRTLDLIVIVAYLVLSLGIGLWMAGRQRSNEDYFLGGREMPWWAISLSVVATETSALTVISVPTVAYLGSLTYLQLALGYLIGRIVVAFVLLPRYAAGSLTTAYGYLGQRFGRGMQGTASVAFLLTRLLADGVRMFAAAIPVKVILAGMGLDVSFFWIIVVLSLVTVAYTYVGGIKAVVWTDVLQMGLYVAGGIVALAVIGPQLPAGFWDDAVAAGKTQLLDFTSSPLSAPYAFVTAVVGGALLSMASHGVDQIIVQRLLSCRTVRDGQKALIFSAVVVGVQFALFLVVGLFLWGYYGGATPGALGLETGDELFPKFIVEGLPAGVSGLLLAGILAAAMSTLSSSLSALSSTVIDLVQTLSRRELSAQQGIRLSRFTTLVWGLVFIVFANLFTSTEDPVVELGLSVAGITYGGLLGAFALGIVVRRARQADAIVAFAVAVVVMGSLFLFAPDAVGFTWYTAIGLVITMVLGLLLSLRHRTRATEESADDPARSSA, encoded by the coding sequence CTGCGCACCCTCGACCTGATCGTGATCGTCGCCTACCTGGTGCTGTCGCTCGGCATCGGACTCTGGATGGCCGGCCGGCAGAGATCCAACGAGGACTACTTCCTCGGTGGTCGCGAGATGCCCTGGTGGGCCATCTCGCTGTCGGTCGTCGCCACCGAGACCTCGGCGCTGACCGTGATCAGCGTGCCGACCGTGGCCTACCTGGGCTCGCTGACCTACCTGCAGCTGGCGCTGGGCTACCTGATCGGCCGGATCGTCGTCGCGTTCGTCCTGCTGCCGCGCTACGCCGCGGGGAGTCTGACGACCGCCTACGGCTACCTCGGGCAACGGTTCGGTCGCGGGATGCAGGGCACCGCCTCGGTGGCGTTCCTGCTGACCCGGCTGCTCGCCGACGGCGTCCGGATGTTCGCCGCCGCCATCCCGGTCAAGGTCATCCTCGCCGGGATGGGGCTAGACGTCTCGTTCTTCTGGATCATCGTCGTCCTGTCGCTGGTGACGGTCGCCTACACCTACGTCGGCGGGATCAAGGCGGTCGTCTGGACCGACGTCCTGCAGATGGGGCTCTACGTCGCCGGCGGGATCGTCGCGCTCGCGGTGATCGGGCCGCAGCTGCCCGCCGGCTTCTGGGACGACGCCGTCGCCGCGGGGAAGACCCAGCTGCTCGACTTCACCTCCAGCCCGCTGTCCGCCCCCTACGCCTTCGTGACCGCGGTCGTGGGCGGCGCGCTGCTGTCGATGGCGAGCCACGGCGTCGACCAGATCATCGTGCAGCGGCTGCTGTCGTGCCGGACCGTCCGTGACGGGCAGAAGGCGCTGATCTTCTCCGCGGTCGTCGTCGGCGTGCAGTTCGCGCTGTTCCTGGTCGTCGGGCTCTTCCTCTGGGGCTACTACGGCGGGGCGACCCCGGGCGCGCTGGGACTGGAGACCGGCGACGAGCTGTTCCCGAAGTTCATCGTCGAGGGCCTCCCGGCGGGCGTGTCCGGTCTCCTGCTGGCCGGGATCCTCGCCGCCGCGATGTCGACGCTGAGCTCGTCGCTGTCGGCGCTGTCGTCGACCGTGATCGACCTGGTGCAGACGCTGTCCCGGCGCGAGCTGTCCGCGCAGCAGGGCATCCGGCTGTCCCGGTTCACGACGCTCGTGTGGGGGCTGGTGTTCATCGTCTTCGCCAACCTGTTCACCTCGACCGAGGACCCGGTCGTCGAGCTGGGGCTCTCGGTCGCCGGGATCACCTACGGCGGGCTGCTCGGGGCGTTCGCGCTCGGCATCGTCGTCCGCCGGGCCCGGCAGGCCGACGCGATCGTCGCGTTCGCCGTCGCGGTGGTCGTGATGGGCTCGCTGTTCCTGTTCGCGCCGGACGCCGTCGGCTTCACCTGGTACACCGCCATCGGACTCGTGATCACGATGGTGCTCGGACTGCTGCTGTCACTGCGGCACCGGACACGTGCGACCGAGGAATCGGCGGACGATCCGGCGCGTTCGTCCGCATGA
- the mshC gene encoding cysteine--1-D-myo-inosityl 2-amino-2-deoxy-alpha-D-glucopyranoside ligase, with protein METWAPTDVPALEGSGPPLRLHDTATGRVRPTAPGPVATMYVCGITPYDATHLGHAATYLAFDLVNRLWRDLGHEVHYVQNVTDIDEPLLERAERDQDDWVVLGLRETALFREDMEALRVLPPRQFVGAVEAIPEIAELVEKLVASGAAYRLDDPEYPDVYHDVSATGRFGYESNYDLETMLQFSRERGGDPDRPGKRNPLDPLLWRMARPGEPAWESGLGRGRPGWHVECAAIGLNRLGQQIDLNGGGSDLIFPHHECGALHAESLTGEHPFARHYVHTGMIGLDGEKMSKSKGNLVFVSKLRSSGVDPNVVRVALLDGHYRDDRSWTDEVHAKGEGRVARWREAVELDAGPDAAELVAKLRTHLADDLDTPGALAAVDAWADEALTRRGTDAGAPQLARTALDALLGVRL; from the coding sequence ATGGAGACCTGGGCCCCGACCGACGTCCCGGCACTGGAGGGCAGCGGTCCGCCGCTGCGGCTGCACGACACCGCCACCGGGCGGGTGCGGCCGACCGCGCCGGGCCCGGTCGCGACGATGTACGTCTGCGGGATCACCCCGTACGACGCGACCCACCTGGGCCACGCGGCCACCTACCTGGCCTTCGACCTGGTGAACCGGCTCTGGCGCGACCTCGGGCACGAGGTGCACTACGTCCAGAACGTCACCGACATCGACGAGCCCCTGCTCGAGCGGGCCGAGCGCGACCAGGACGACTGGGTCGTGCTCGGGCTGCGCGAGACGGCCCTGTTCCGCGAGGACATGGAGGCGCTGCGGGTGCTGCCGCCGCGCCAGTTCGTCGGCGCGGTCGAGGCGATCCCGGAGATCGCCGAGCTGGTGGAGAAGCTGGTCGCCTCCGGCGCGGCCTACCGGCTGGACGACCCGGAGTACCCGGACGTCTACCACGACGTCTCCGCCACCGGCCGGTTCGGCTACGAGTCGAACTACGACCTCGAGACGATGTTGCAGTTCTCCCGCGAGCGCGGCGGCGACCCGGACCGGCCCGGCAAGCGGAACCCGCTCGACCCGCTGCTGTGGCGGATGGCGCGGCCGGGGGAGCCGGCGTGGGAGTCCGGGCTCGGCCGTGGGCGTCCGGGGTGGCACGTGGAGTGTGCCGCGATCGGGCTGAACCGGCTCGGCCAGCAGATCGACCTCAACGGCGGCGGCTCCGACCTGATCTTCCCGCACCACGAGTGCGGGGCGCTGCACGCCGAGTCGCTCACCGGCGAGCACCCGTTCGCCCGGCACTACGTGCACACCGGGATGATCGGCCTCGACGGCGAGAAGATGTCGAAGTCGAAGGGCAACCTGGTCTTCGTCTCGAAGCTGCGCAGCTCCGGCGTGGACCCGAACGTCGTACGGGTGGCGCTGCTCGACGGGCACTACCGCGACGACCGGTCCTGGACCGACGAGGTGCACGCGAAGGGGGAGGGCCGCGTCGCCCGCTGGCGCGAGGCCGTCGAGCTCGACGCGGGCCCGGACGCCGCCGAGCTGGTCGCGAAGCTGCGCACGCACCTCGCCGACGACCTGGACACCCCCGGCGCGCTGGCCGCCGTCGACGCCTGGGCCGACGAGGCGCTGACCCGCCGCGGCACCGACGCCGGCGCCCCGCAGCTGGCCCGCACCGCCCTGGACGCGCTCCTCGGCGTCCGCCTCTGA
- a CDS encoding zinc-binding dehydrogenase, giving the protein MQAIVVERFGGPEVLQVRDVADPAPGDGEVLVDVGAAGVLWVDTAIRRGAGPPHLAAEPPYVPGGVVAGTVTGLGAGVDPDLHGARVALRAPHGGYAERVVAPASSLVAVPDGVDLGAAAALFGDGATALALLERTPVHPGEHVLVLPAAGGLGSLLVQLVTAAGGRVVGAARGVARGRQVRELGAEHVVDHGRPGWVAELHALLPRGPAVVFDGVGGTAGRSAAWLVADGGRYSSYGAVGGPPPEPGPCEERSRRLTVVTMEQLAGVAADAPRRVGEVLARAARGELRPLVGAEYPLAEAARAHTDLERRRSTGKILLRP; this is encoded by the coding sequence ATGCAGGCGATCGTGGTGGAACGGTTCGGCGGACCGGAGGTGCTGCAGGTGCGGGACGTGGCCGATCCCGCACCCGGTGACGGCGAGGTGCTCGTCGACGTCGGGGCCGCCGGGGTGCTGTGGGTGGACACCGCGATCCGCCGCGGCGCGGGGCCGCCGCACCTCGCCGCCGAGCCGCCGTACGTGCCCGGCGGGGTGGTCGCGGGGACGGTGACGGGGCTCGGTGCCGGGGTGGACCCGGACCTGCACGGGGCCCGGGTGGCGCTCCGGGCCCCGCACGGCGGGTACGCCGAGCGGGTCGTGGCGCCGGCGTCGTCGCTGGTCGCGGTGCCGGACGGCGTGGACCTCGGGGCTGCCGCCGCCCTGTTCGGGGACGGGGCCACCGCGCTGGCGCTGCTGGAACGCACTCCGGTGCACCCCGGGGAGCACGTGCTCGTCCTCCCGGCGGCGGGCGGTCTGGGGAGCCTGCTGGTGCAGCTGGTGACGGCGGCCGGCGGCCGGGTCGTCGGTGCCGCACGGGGCGTGGCACGCGGCCGGCAGGTGCGGGAGCTCGGCGCCGAGCACGTCGTCGACCACGGCCGTCCGGGCTGGGTGGCCGAGCTGCACGCGCTCCTGCCGCGCGGCCCGGCGGTGGTGTTCGACGGCGTCGGGGGCACGGCAGGCCGCTCGGCGGCCTGGCTGGTCGCCGACGGCGGCCGGTACAGCTCCTACGGCGCCGTCGGCGGTCCCCCGCCCGAGCCGGGGCCGTGCGAGGAACGCTCCCGGCGGCTCACCGTGGTGACCATGGAACAGCTCGCCGGTGTCGCGGCGGACGCGCCCCGCCGAGTAGGTGAGGTGCTGGCGCGCGCCGCACGCGGGGAGCTCCGGCCGCTGGTCGGAGCGGAGTACCCCCTCGCCGAGGCGGCCCGGGCCCACACGGACCTGGAGCGGCGCCGCTCCACGGGGAAGATCCTTCTGCGACCGTGA
- a CDS encoding DUF2237 family protein, translating into MARNVLGGELESCSTDPLTGFYRNGCCDTGGDDAGVHTVCARVTAEFLDFSRERGNDLSTPRPGFGFPGLEPGDRWCLCASRWVEALREDVAPPVVLEATHARTLEWVDLADLRTHAAER; encoded by the coding sequence ATGGCGCGCAACGTGCTCGGCGGGGAGCTGGAGAGCTGCTCGACCGATCCGCTGACCGGGTTCTACCGCAACGGCTGCTGTGACACCGGTGGGGACGACGCCGGCGTCCACACGGTGTGCGCCCGGGTCACCGCGGAGTTCCTGGACTTCTCCCGGGAACGGGGCAACGACCTGTCCACCCCGCGGCCGGGATTCGGCTTCCCGGGGCTCGAACCGGGGGACCGGTGGTGCCTGTGCGCGAGCCGCTGGGTGGAGGCGCTGCGCGAGGACGTCGCCCCGCCGGTCGTCCTCGAGGCCACGCACGCGCGGACCCTGGAGTGGGTCGACCTGGCCGACCTGCGCACGCACGCCGCGGAGCGCTGA
- a CDS encoding MFS transporter: protein MTGALRRGALFAGAFLGPFGGGMTAAMLPELGGDFGVPTATAAVSITAYLLPFAGVMLVSGTLGERWGRGRTVVAGYAVYVLASVVCVLADSWTLFLAGRALQGVANAFTTPLLLAALATAVEPERLGRALGWFGSLQAAGQTSAPLVGGLAAEVDWRLAFGGAAAVALLLGVVGIPDGPATARDGRRPRLRSAWTGPVLRLGVVAGLGWGCLAGLNFLLALRLEDDFGLGSASRGLVLTALGVAGILTARLIGGAVDRLGPRRCVLTGAVAGGVLVALTGLVPVLWVVVALWAAGGVCSQLILVGVNALVLGAGGPNSGGAVSVVQAVRFAGTAASPVGLTPVYHVDPVAAFVVPAGLLAVAAPAVLVAGRAPRPAG, encoded by the coding sequence GTGACGGGGGCGCTGCGCCGCGGCGCGCTGTTCGCGGGCGCGTTCCTCGGGCCGTTCGGCGGGGGGATGACGGCGGCGATGCTGCCCGAGCTGGGCGGCGACTTCGGGGTGCCGACGGCGACGGCCGCGGTGTCGATCACGGCCTACCTGCTGCCGTTCGCCGGTGTGATGCTGGTCTCGGGCACGCTCGGGGAGCGCTGGGGCCGCGGCCGGACGGTCGTCGCCGGGTACGCGGTCTACGTCCTCGCGTCGGTGGTGTGCGTGCTCGCGGACTCCTGGACGCTGTTCCTCGCCGGCCGGGCCCTGCAGGGGGTGGCGAACGCGTTCACCACCCCGCTGCTGCTCGCGGCGCTGGCGACCGCGGTGGAGCCGGAGCGGCTCGGGCGCGCGCTGGGCTGGTTCGGCTCCCTGCAGGCAGCCGGGCAGACCTCGGCGCCGCTGGTCGGCGGGCTCGCCGCCGAGGTCGACTGGCGGCTCGCGTTCGGCGGGGCGGCGGCCGTGGCGCTGCTGCTCGGGGTGGTCGGGATCCCGGACGGACCCGCCACGGCCCGGGACGGCCGCCGTCCCCGGCTGCGCTCGGCGTGGACCGGGCCCGTGCTGCGGCTCGGCGTCGTCGCCGGGCTGGGCTGGGGCTGCCTGGCCGGTCTCAACTTCCTGCTCGCGCTGCGGCTCGAGGACGACTTCGGCCTGGGCTCGGCGTCCCGCGGGCTGGTGCTGACCGCGCTCGGGGTGGCCGGGATCCTCACCGCCCGCCTCATCGGCGGTGCGGTGGACCGGCTGGGGCCGCGCCGCTGCGTCCTCACCGGTGCGGTCGCCGGCGGGGTGCTCGTCGCGCTCACCGGTCTGGTGCCGGTGCTCTGGGTGGTCGTCGCGCTGTGGGCCGCAGGCGGGGTGTGCAGCCAGCTGATCCTGGTCGGGGTGAACGCACTCGTCCTGGGGGCGGGCGGGCCGAACAGCGGCGGCGCCGTGTCGGTGGTGCAGGCGGTGCGGTTCGCGGGGACGGCGGCGTCCCCGGTCGGGCTCACCCCCGTCTACCACGTGGACCCGGTGGCGGCGTTCGTCGTGCCTGCCGGGTTGCTGGCCGTCGCCGCGCCCGCGGTGCTGGTGGCGGGCCGGGCGCCGCGGCCCGCCGGCTGA
- a CDS encoding PAC2 family protein, whose protein sequence is MTDREPSTTGGADAPDLVEPVLIAAFEGWNDAGEAASTALEHLELSWDAEPLTSIDPEEYYDFQVTRPHVKLAGGVTRKIEWQTTRLSWATLPGTDRHVVLVSGIEPNLRWRSFCAELVGHAERLGVTKVITLGALLTEVPHTRPTPVSGTSWDADSLKEMGTEPSNYEGPTGIVAVFQQACVQAGIPALSYWAEVPHYVSQAQVPKAAVALLHRIEEALDVEVPLGGLPEKAEEWERTVSEMADADDEVREYVRQLEEQANETEEEETRTELRETSGDTIAADFERYLRRRGPNS, encoded by the coding sequence ATGACCGACCGAGAGCCGAGCACCACGGGCGGGGCGGACGCCCCCGACCTGGTCGAGCCGGTCCTCATCGCCGCGTTCGAGGGCTGGAACGACGCCGGGGAGGCCGCGAGCACCGCGCTGGAACACCTGGAGCTCAGCTGGGACGCCGAGCCTCTGACCTCGATCGATCCCGAGGAGTACTACGACTTCCAGGTCACCCGGCCGCACGTGAAGCTCGCCGGCGGGGTGACACGGAAGATCGAGTGGCAGACGACGCGGCTGTCGTGGGCCACGCTGCCGGGCACGGACCGGCACGTCGTGCTGGTCAGCGGCATCGAACCGAATCTGCGCTGGCGTTCGTTCTGCGCCGAACTGGTCGGTCACGCCGAGCGCCTGGGGGTGACGAAGGTCATCACACTCGGAGCCCTGCTCACGGAGGTCCCGCACACCCGGCCGACGCCGGTGAGCGGGACGTCGTGGGACGCGGACTCGCTCAAGGAGATGGGCACCGAGCCGTCGAACTACGAGGGCCCGACCGGGATCGTGGCGGTGTTCCAGCAGGCCTGTGTGCAGGCCGGGATCCCGGCGCTGTCGTACTGGGCCGAGGTGCCGCACTACGTCTCGCAGGCGCAGGTCCCGAAGGCCGCGGTCGCGCTGCTGCACCGGATCGAGGAGGCGCTCGACGTCGAGGTGCCGCTCGGCGGGCTCCCGGAGAAGGCCGAGGAGTGGGAGCGCACCGTCTCCGAGATGGCCGACGCCGACGACGAGGTGCGGGAGTACGTCCGCCAGCTCGAGGAGCAGGCGAACGAGACCGAGGAGGAGGAGACCCGCACCGAGCTGCGGGAGACCTCGGGCGACACGATCGCGGCCGACTTCGAGCGCTACCTGCGCCGTCGCGGCCCGAACTCCTGA
- the metH gene encoding methionine synthase, with protein MDPERVATAERRTGQLRELLGSRIGVIDGAWGTVIQGLGLTADDYKAEWLEGHHKDTNGDPDLLNLTRPDLILDSHRRYFTAGADLTTTNTFTATTIGQADYGLEDHVVAMNVEAAKLARQAADESEAETGEPKWVAGSIGPLNVTLSLSPKVEDPAFRAVTYQEVYQSYAEQIAALDDGGVDLLLIETIFDTLNSKAALHAAHDIAPHLPIWISVAIVDRSGRTLSGQTVDAFWTSIRHADPLVVGLNCSLGAEDMRPHVVALSEISDTFTASYPNAGLPNAFGGYDETPDQTAALLREFAESGLVNIVGGCCGTGHDHIREIAGAVKDVAPRTPVEPAHRTRFSGLERFDIVPDTGFVMIGERTNVTGSKRFRRLIESKDYNGALDVALDMVRGGANMLDVNMDADLLESDEEMTTFLNLLATEPEIARLPIMIDSSRWSVVEAGLRCVQGKGVVNSISLKEGEEPFLRQAATVRSYGAGVVVMAFDETGQADTADRKVEICGRAYDLLVEKAGLPPEDIIFDPNILAIATGMEEHNDYAKDFIEALPRIKERCPGAHISGGVSNLSFAFRGNNVVREAMDSAFLFHAIQAGLDMGIVNAGQLAVYQDIPADLLEMVEDVLFNRRPDATDRLVESADRFKGEGTQRKVDLSWRENDVRSRISHALVHGIVDYIEEDTEEARAEADRPLHVIEGPLMDGMKVVGDLFGDGKMFLPQVVKSARVMKRAVAYLEPYMEEEKEEARARGEIDDRGNGKVVMATVKGDVHDIGKNIVGVVLGCNSYEVVDLGVMVPAQTILDTAVAENADVIGLSGLITPSLDEMVGVAAEMERRGLKLPLLIGGATTSRQHTAVKIAPAYDGNVLHVLDASRVVGVVSDLLDDDRAEALGKRNGEDQERLREQHANREAKPLLPFEEAVANREQVTFDDLPAPEFTGVRECAPTIAELRELIDWQFLFLAWELKGKFPGILNSPVAKELYDDANAMLDEIIEGDRFTAKGVYGFWPAHAEGEDIVISPDAGDVRLPMLRQQTKKPEGRANRSLADYVAPEGDHLGAFAVSIHGAEEMAKEYEDALDDYRAIMVKALADRLAEAFAEYAHLQARRQWFEPGAEQPLEELLGEKFRGIRPAFGYPACPDHTQKRPLFDLLGAEELGIELTESYAMTPAAAVSGMMFAHPDSRYFTVGRIGRDQVTDYAGRLGTEVDEVERWLRPNLGYNPDA; from the coding sequence ATCGACCCCGAGCGGGTCGCCACGGCGGAACGGAGAACCGGCCAGCTGCGGGAACTCCTCGGCAGCCGGATCGGTGTCATCGACGGTGCCTGGGGCACCGTCATCCAGGGCCTGGGCCTCACCGCCGACGACTACAAGGCGGAGTGGCTGGAGGGCCACCACAAGGACACCAACGGCGACCCGGACCTGCTGAACCTGACCCGTCCGGACCTGATCCTGGACAGTCACCGGCGCTACTTCACGGCCGGCGCCGACCTCACGACGACGAACACCTTCACCGCCACCACCATCGGCCAGGCCGACTACGGCCTCGAGGACCACGTGGTGGCGATGAACGTCGAGGCCGCGAAGCTGGCCCGGCAGGCGGCCGACGAGTCGGAGGCGGAGACCGGCGAGCCCAAGTGGGTCGCGGGCTCCATCGGGCCGCTGAACGTCACCCTGTCGCTGTCGCCGAAGGTCGAGGACCCGGCGTTCCGCGCGGTGACCTACCAGGAGGTCTACCAGTCCTACGCCGAGCAGATCGCGGCGCTGGACGACGGCGGTGTGGACCTGCTGCTGATCGAGACGATCTTCGACACGCTGAACTCGAAGGCCGCCCTGCACGCCGCGCACGACATCGCGCCGCACCTGCCGATCTGGATCTCGGTGGCGATCGTCGACCGGTCGGGCCGGACGCTGTCCGGGCAGACCGTGGACGCCTTCTGGACCTCGATCCGGCACGCCGACCCGCTGGTCGTCGGCCTGAACTGCTCGCTGGGCGCGGAGGACATGCGCCCGCACGTCGTCGCGCTGTCCGAGATCAGCGACACGTTCACCGCGAGCTACCCGAACGCCGGCCTGCCGAACGCCTTCGGCGGCTACGACGAGACCCCGGACCAGACCGCGGCCCTGCTCCGCGAGTTCGCCGAGTCCGGCCTGGTGAACATCGTCGGCGGGTGCTGCGGCACCGGGCACGACCACATCCGCGAGATCGCGGGCGCGGTCAAGGACGTGGCCCCGCGGACCCCCGTGGAGCCCGCCCACCGGACCCGGTTCTCCGGGCTCGAGCGGTTCGACATCGTCCCGGACACCGGCTTCGTGATGATCGGTGAGCGGACCAACGTCACCGGGTCCAAGCGGTTCCGCAGGCTCATCGAGTCGAAGGACTACAACGGCGCGCTCGACGTCGCGCTGGACATGGTCCGCGGCGGCGCGAACATGCTGGACGTCAACATGGACGCCGACCTCCTCGAGTCCGACGAGGAGATGACGACCTTCCTGAACCTGCTGGCCACCGAGCCGGAGATCGCCCGGCTGCCGATCATGATCGACAGCTCGCGGTGGTCGGTCGTCGAGGCCGGGCTGCGGTGCGTGCAGGGCAAGGGCGTCGTCAACTCGATCAGCCTGAAGGAGGGGGAGGAGCCCTTCCTCCGCCAGGCCGCGACGGTCCGGTCCTACGGGGCGGGCGTCGTCGTCATGGCGTTCGACGAGACGGGCCAGGCCGACACCGCCGACCGGAAGGTCGAGATCTGCGGACGGGCCTACGACCTGCTGGTCGAGAAGGCGGGCCTCCCGCCCGAGGACATCATCTTCGACCCGAACATCCTCGCCATCGCCACCGGCATGGAGGAGCACAACGACTACGCGAAGGACTTCATCGAGGCCCTCCCGCGGATCAAGGAGCGCTGCCCGGGCGCGCACATCTCCGGTGGCGTCTCGAACCTGTCGTTCGCCTTCCGTGGCAACAACGTCGTCCGCGAGGCGATGGACTCGGCGTTCCTGTTCCACGCCATCCAGGCCGGCCTGGACATGGGCATCGTCAACGCCGGCCAGCTCGCGGTCTACCAGGACATCCCGGCCGACCTGCTCGAGATGGTCGAGGACGTCCTGTTCAACCGGCGTCCCGACGCCACCGACCGGCTCGTCGAGAGCGCCGACCGGTTCAAGGGCGAGGGCACCCAGCGCAAGGTCGACCTCAGCTGGCGGGAGAACGACGTCCGCTCGCGGATCTCGCACGCCCTGGTGCACGGCATCGTGGACTACATCGAGGAGGACACCGAGGAGGCGCGCGCCGAGGCCGACCGGCCGCTGCACGTCATCGAGGGTCCGCTCATGGACGGCATGAAGGTCGTCGGCGACCTGTTCGGCGACGGCAAGATGTTCCTCCCGCAGGTGGTGAAGTCGGCGCGCGTGATGAAGCGGGCGGTCGCCTACCTCGAGCCGTACATGGAGGAGGAGAAGGAGGAGGCCAGGGCCCGCGGGGAGATCGACGACCGCGGCAACGGCAAGGTCGTCATGGCCACGGTCAAGGGCGACGTCCACGACATCGGCAAGAACATCGTCGGTGTGGTGCTCGGCTGCAACAGCTACGAGGTCGTCGACCTCGGCGTGATGGTGCCCGCGCAGACCATCCTCGACACCGCCGTCGCGGAGAACGCCGACGTCATCGGCCTGTCGGGTCTCATCACCCCGTCGCTGGACGAGATGGTCGGCGTCGCCGCGGAGATGGAGCGCCGGGGGCTCAAGCTGCCGCTGCTCATCGGTGGGGCGACGACCTCGCGCCAGCACACCGCGGTGAAGATCGCGCCCGCCTACGACGGCAACGTGCTCCACGTGCTCGACGCCTCCCGCGTCGTCGGGGTGGTCTCCGACCTGCTCGACGACGACCGCGCGGAGGCCCTGGGCAAGCGCAACGGCGAGGACCAGGAGCGGCTGCGCGAGCAGCACGCGAACCGGGAGGCCAAGCCGCTGCTGCCGTTCGAGGAGGCGGTGGCCAACCGCGAGCAGGTCACCTTCGACGACCTGCCCGCGCCGGAGTTCACCGGGGTCCGCGAGTGCGCGCCGACCATCGCGGAGCTGCGCGAGCTGATCGACTGGCAGTTCCTGTTCCTGGCCTGGGAGCTCAAGGGCAAGTTCCCCGGGATCCTGAACTCGCCGGTGGCCAAGGAGCTCTACGACGACGCCAACGCGATGCTCGACGAGATCATCGAGGGCGACCGCTTCACGGCGAAGGGCGTCTACGGGTTCTGGCCCGCGCACGCCGAGGGCGAGGACATCGTCATCTCGCCGGACGCGGGTGACGTCCGGCTGCCGATGCTGCGCCAGCAGACCAAGAAGCCGGAGGGCCGCGCCAACCGCAGCCTCGCCGACTACGTGGCGCCCGAGGGCGACCACCTCGGCGCCTTCGCGGTCTCCATCCACGGTGCGGAGGAGATGGCCAAGGAGTACGAGGACGCCCTCGACGACTACCGGGCCATCATGGTGAAGGCGCTGGCCGACCGGCTCGCGGAGGCGTTCGCCGAGTACGCGCACCTCCAGGCACGCCGGCAGTGGTTCGAGCCCGGTGCCGAGCAGCCGCTCGAGGAGCTCCTCGGCGAGAAGTTCCGCGGGATCCGTCCGGCGTTCGGCTACCCGGCCTGCCCGGACCACACCCAGAAGCGTCCGCTGTTCGACCTGCTCGGCGCGGAGGAGCTGGGCATCGAGCTGACCGAGTCGTACGCGATGACCCCGGCGGCCGCCGTCAGCGGCATGATGTTCGCCCATCCCGACTCCCGGTACTTCACCGTGGGCCGGATCGGGCGCGACCAGGTCACCGACTACGCGGGCCGGCTCGGCACCGAGGTCGACGAGGTCGAGCGGTGGCTGCGGCCCAACCTCGGGTACAACCCCGATGCCTGA
- a CDS encoding HAD family phosphatase, with translation MPEPRALRGVLLDMDGTLIDSEKVWEVALNDLMKHLGAPPLSTEARLESVGGSLDSSLRICFREAGRDPAGVPADEYRETGEWLYDRAGELFAHGVPWRPGARELLGALRAEGIPAVLVTNTIRVLVERALETLGREHFAAVVPGDEVAEPKPGPEPYRRGAELLGLDPGDCVAVEDSPTGALSAERAGCAVLVVPCELAVPAGERRVQRDSLDGVGPAELAAVLAEVRARG, from the coding sequence ATGCCTGAGCCGCGGGCGCTGCGGGGCGTGCTGCTGGACATGGACGGCACGCTCATCGACTCCGAGAAGGTGTGGGAGGTCGCCCTCAACGACCTCATGAAGCACCTCGGCGCGCCTCCGCTGTCCACGGAGGCGCGTCTGGAGTCGGTCGGCGGGTCGCTCGACTCGTCGCTGCGGATCTGCTTCCGCGAGGCGGGCCGGGACCCGGCAGGCGTCCCCGCCGACGAGTACCGGGAGACCGGTGAGTGGCTCTACGACCGGGCCGGCGAGCTGTTCGCGCACGGCGTGCCGTGGCGACCGGGCGCGCGGGAGCTCCTCGGGGCGCTGCGCGCCGAGGGGATCCCGGCGGTCCTGGTCACCAACACGATCCGGGTGCTGGTGGAGCGCGCGCTGGAGACGCTGGGCCGCGAGCACTTCGCGGCCGTCGTCCCCGGCGACGAGGTGGCCGAGCCGAAGCCGGGGCCCGAGCCGTACCGCCGCGGGGCGGAGCTGCTCGGGCTCGACCCCGGTGACTGCGTGGCGGTGGAGGACTCGCCGACCGGCGCGCTGTCCGCGGAGCGGGCCGGGTGCGCGGTGCTCGTGGTGCCGTGCGAGCTGGCCGTCCCGGCGGGGGAGCGGCGCGTGCAGCGCGACTCCCTCGACGGCGTCGGGCCTGCGGAGCTGGCCGCGGTGCTGGCCGAGGTCCGCGCCCGCGGCTGA
- a CDS encoding phosphoribosyl-ATP diphosphatase has product MKTFDGLFAELQAKATERPAGSGTVAALDAGVHAQGKKVLEEAGEVWLAAEYQGDDELAEEISQLLYRLQVIMIQRGLALEDVYKHL; this is encoded by the coding sequence GTGAAGACATTCGACGGGTTGTTCGCCGAGCTCCAGGCCAAGGCCACGGAGCGGCCGGCAGGCTCGGGGACCGTCGCCGCACTGGACGCCGGGGTGCACGCCCAGGGCAAGAAGGTGCTGGAGGAGGCCGGCGAGGTGTGGCTGGCCGCGGAGTACCAGGGTGACGACGAGCTGGCCGAGGAGATCTCGCAGTTGCTCTACCGGCTACAGGTGATCATGATCCAACGGGGGCTCGCCCTCGAGGACGTCTACAAGCATCTGTAG